The window GACGTGCACGGCGCGTATGTCACGCCGGGCATCATCGACGTGCATTCGCACCTGGGCGTGTACGCATCGCCCTCCAGCGTGGCCAGCGACGACGGAAATGAAGCCACGAACCCCGTCACGAGCGATGTCAGCGCCGAGAGCTCGTTCTGGCCGCAGGATCCGGGATTGCGTCGCGCGGTCGCGGGCGGTGTAACCAGCGCGTTAATACTTCCCGGCTCGGCGAACCTCATCGGCGGCCGCGGCTTCCCCATCAAGATGCGCTTCGCGACCACGGCGAGCGGCTGGCGATTCCCGAACGCAAAAGACGGCCTGAAGATGGCCTGCGGCGAGAACCCCAAGCGCACCTACGGCAAGAAGAGTGGCCCGAGCACGCGCATGGGCAACGTGGCCGGCTATCGCACCGCGTTCGCGCAAGCCAAGGACTACGCGGCCAAGTGGGACGAGTGGCGCGAGAAGCAAAAGAAGGACGCGAAGACGGCCGGCGCGCCGCCGCCCCGCGACTTGAAGATGGAGACGCTGGCCGATGTGATGGCCGGCAAGATCCTCGTCGACGTGCACTGCTATCGCGCCGACGACATGGACGACATGCTCCACGTCGCCGACGAGTTCGGCTTCCAGGTGCGCGCGTTCCACCACGCGCTCGAGGCGTACAAGATTCGCGCGGAGCTCGCGAAGCGCGGCGTGGCCGTGGCGACGTGGGCCGACTGGTGGGGCTTCAAGCTCGAGGCCTACGACGGCATCCAGCAAAACGCAGGGCTCGTGGCGCAGGCTGGCGGACGCGTCGCGATTCACAGCGACTCGGCGATCGGCGGCCAGCGGCTCAATCAAGAAGCGGCGAAGGCCATGTTCCGCGCACGCGAGGCCGGAATTCAGATCAGCGAAGACGACGCGCTCAAGTGGCTGACCGTGAACCCCGCGTGGATCCTCGGCGTGGACGATCAGACCGGCTCGCTCGACGTCGGCAAGATGGGCGACGTCGTGGTGTGGGATCGTGATCCGTTCTCGAGCTACGCGCGCGCCACGCGCACCTACGTCGACGGCGAGCTCGTCTACGACAGCGAGCACGGCCCCGCGAACACGAGCGACTTCGAGCTCGGCTCGTTCGAACAGCAGGGTGCGCTGCTCACCGCGAAGCCTTCGAGGGTGCCCGAGCTCCCGCGCTGCGATGGCAACGCCACCGCATGTGCCAAGCCGCTCGACGCGCCGGATTCGAAGTGCATCGCCATCCAGAACGCCACGCTGCTCATCGACGGCGAGGCGCACGCGAACGGCCAGGTGATCGTCGAAGGCCAGAAGATCTCGCGCGTGGATCTCACGCCGAAGCCGCCGCCTGCGGGCTGCACCAGCGTCGACGCGAGTGGCCGCGTGCTCGCGCCCGGCTTCATCGATCCCTGGAGCGCGCTCGGGTTGGCAGAGATCACGCTCGAGGAGAGCAGCGTCGACGTGGGCCCCAAGGGCGACGCGGCGAAAGAGCCGGTGCACGCGGCGCTCGAGGCAGCGTCGAGCATCGATCCGCACTCGACGCTGTTTCCCGTGGCGCGCGGCGGCGGAATCACCAGCGCCATCGTCGCGCCCGACGCGCTCTTGATGGAGGACGGCAGCCCAGCGCTCATCGCCGGCCGCGGCGCCTGGGTCTCGACCGACGGCAGCATCACCAAGAACGACGCAGCGCTCATGATTCGCCTTGGCCAGGGCGCGCGCGATTCGCTGGGGATGCCGCGTGGCGCCGCGCTCGATCGGCTGCGCGCCGTCTTCGAGGACGCGCGCTTCGTGCAGAAGCACCGCGCCGACATCGACGCCAACAAGAGCCGCACGCTCGCTGCGCCGCTTCGCGAGTTGCTCGCGTTGCAGCCCGCGCTCGAGGGCAAGCAGGTCGTCTTGCTCTATGCAGATCGTGCGAGCGACATCCTCGGCGCGCTCGCACTGGCGAAAGAGTTCAAGCTCAAGCTGGTGCTCGCCGGTGGCGCCGAGGCGTGGGAGGTGGCGAGCGAGCTGCAGGCCGCGAATGTGCCGGTGATCGTCGACCCAACTGCGAACCTGCCCTCGAGCTTCGAGCAGCGCGGGAGCCGCAGCGACGCGGCCGCGATGCTCCATGCCGCGGGTGTGAAGGTGCTCATCGGAACCGGGACGGATCCGCACTTCGCGCGCGGCGCGGCGCAGCTTGCGGGCAACGCCGTCGCTTGGGGCTTGCCGCACGCGGCCGCGGTTCAGGCGCTCACCAAGAACATTGCCGACGCGTTCGGGCTGCCCGCGGGCAAGCTCGCCGCGGGCGCGCGCGCGGATCTCGTGCTCTGGAGCGGCGATCCGCTGGACGTCTCCAGTCGCCCGGTGGCCATGTGGCTCGCCGGAAAGCCCGCGTCGCTGACCTCGCGGCAAGACGCGCTGCTGCACAAGTACGCGGGCAAATAAGAAAGGCGCGCCCGTTTCCGGACGCGCCCTTCGAAGCTTCAAAACCACTCGCGACTTAGGCCGCGGCCGCAGCGCCGCCGCCGTTGCCCACGTACTGCGCGTCGCCGAAGCCGAGCATCGGGTAGAAGATCGGCGCGAGCAGCGCCAGGCCAATGCCGAACCCTGCACCCTTCCCGAACGCCTTCGCCACGTCGATGGAGACGATGATCACCGCGATGATGCTCACCAGCGGGATGAGGTAGAGCACGATCCACCAGATCGGGCGGTTCGCGATCTTCAGGATGATCACCAGGTTGTAGATGGGGACGAGGCACGCCCAGCCCGGGTGACCGGCCTTGACGAACGTCTTCCACATGCCGGCCACGACGACAGCAACGATGGCCAGCTCGATGACGAGGAAGATGATGGCGCCAATGCCGCCACCCGACGAGTGTGCTGCGTAATCGTTATCCATGCGTTCTCCTGCGCCGCGCGGCGCTTATTGAGGCGTCGTGTTGCGCGGAGAGCGTGCGCGGTTTGAGCCGCGAGCGCCCCCGCTCGGTCTCTGCAACGCAGCACTATCGGCAGAAAGGCAAGGATTCGGCAAGCGCCGTTGCGGGGGCCTGGGGAACGGCTGAGAAGACCTCAATGCCCCAGCATTGGCGCAGGGTTGGCCACGATCGAGCGCAGCGGCGCCGACTCGAGGATCTCTGCGGGATCGAGCCCGCTTGGGGCTTCGCCGAGCTTGGTGGCGAGGTTGGCGGCGCTGGCGAGGAGCTCGTCGAAGTGCACCGGCGCGTCGCCGCTCACGCCGAAGAAGGCCAGGTTCTCGGCGACGGTCGCCGGCGGCTCGTCCTTGATGGCCTGCACCGGATCCCCGAGCGCGGGCGCGGCGGAGTCGAGGAGCCGGGCGGCCTCGATGGCGTTCTTGCGCACCGCCTCGT is drawn from Deltaproteobacteria bacterium and contains these coding sequences:
- a CDS encoding amidohydrolase family protein; this translates as MNALLAIVLVAAPPPVKSIVLRHATVMPASKPTIPDGAVVITNGKIAAVGPSASVPAPAGAEELDVHGAYVTPGIIDVHSHLGVYASPSSVASDDGNEATNPVTSDVSAESSFWPQDPGLRRAVAGGVTSALILPGSANLIGGRGFPIKMRFATTASGWRFPNAKDGLKMACGENPKRTYGKKSGPSTRMGNVAGYRTAFAQAKDYAAKWDEWREKQKKDAKTAGAPPPRDLKMETLADVMAGKILVDVHCYRADDMDDMLHVADEFGFQVRAFHHALEAYKIRAELAKRGVAVATWADWWGFKLEAYDGIQQNAGLVAQAGGRVAIHSDSAIGGQRLNQEAAKAMFRAREAGIQISEDDALKWLTVNPAWILGVDDQTGSLDVGKMGDVVVWDRDPFSSYARATRTYVDGELVYDSEHGPANTSDFELGSFEQQGALLTAKPSRVPELPRCDGNATACAKPLDAPDSKCIAIQNATLLIDGEAHANGQVIVEGQKISRVDLTPKPPPAGCTSVDASGRVLAPGFIDPWSALGLAEITLEESSVDVGPKGDAAKEPVHAALEAASSIDPHSTLFPVARGGGITSAIVAPDALLMEDGSPALIAGRGAWVSTDGSITKNDAALMIRLGQGARDSLGMPRGAALDRLRAVFEDARFVQKHRADIDANKSRTLAAPLRELLALQPALEGKQVVLLYADRASDILGALALAKEFKLKLVLAGGAEAWEVASELQAANVPVIVDPTANLPSSFEQRGSRSDAAAMLHAAGVKVLIGTGTDPHFARGAAQLAGNAVAWGLPHAAAVQALTKNIADAFGLPAGKLAAGARADLVLWSGDPLDVSSRPVAMWLAGKPASLTSRQDALLHKYAGK
- a CDS encoding signal peptidase I, which encodes MDNDYAAHSSGGGIGAIIFLVIELAIVAVVVAGMWKTFVKAGHPGWACLVPIYNLVIILKIANRPIWWIVLYLIPLVSIIAVIIVSIDVAKAFGKGAGFGIGLALLAPIFYPMLGFGDAQYVGNGGGAAAAA